TCGACCCCGTCCCAGCCCCGGTAGGCCAGCTCGTAGCAGATGAACAGCGACAGGTGGAAGTCCTCGTCGTCGTCCGGGACGGCGGTGAAGTCGGCCGCACCGCCGGCCAGGGCGTCGACGAGAGCGCTGGACAGGGACCCTCGCGGCGCCGGCAATTTCATGGCCGGACGGATGCCCGTTTGCGCTTCGCCGAAACGGGGATCTTTGCGCCATGACATCGACCATCACCCCGTACGAGGACGGACCGCTGCTCGTACGCGGCGACTTCGAGCTGGTCAGCCCGGACGGGACGCCTATCGACCCGGCGCGCCGGACCATCGCCCTGTGCCGCTGCGGCAAGTCCGCCGACAAGCCGTTCTGCGACGGAACCCACAAGACGGTGCGGTTCAAGGCCGGCACCGGACGGGACAACCCGCCGCCGAGCGCCGGCGGACTACCGTGACCGTGTGACGGAGAAGCTCCCCGATGTCCCGCCGGGTTACCAGCCGCCCCCGATCGTCGCCTATCAGCCGCCGCCTCCGCCGCCGGACCGCAAGCGCACCGGCCTGATCGTCGCGGCCTCGGTTCTCGGCGCGCTGCTCGCCGCCGGTGGTGCCCTGGTGGTCCTGCGGGCCGCCCCCGCCGATCCGGCGCCGCCGGCCGCGGCCGCGCCGGTCGGGCCGGCAGCGGCGGGCACCGCCGAGCTGGCGGCGGTGCCGGCCGGCGACGAGTGGCGGCTGAAGAGCGCCGAGAACGGCGCCACCACGTCGATCCACTTCAGCAACGAGACCGCCGGCCCGGTCAAGATCCTCTGGCTCGGCTACGACCGCGAGCGGGTCTTCTACACCGAGCTGGCCCCGGGGCAGGGCTACGACCAGCAGACCTACGCCGGGCACGTGTGGGTGGTGACCCGGGCCGACGGCACCACGATCGCCGCCTTCCAGGCGACCGCGGCACCGGCCCGGGCCACCGTCCGCTGACAGGGCGGCCGCCGAACCGGGCCAACCCACCGTCCTGACCGGGATCAGCCGGCCGGAGCGAGTGCCGGCTCCCGGTCGGCGGCCGCGATGGCGACGATGGTCAGATCGACCAGCAGCATGAACGTGCTCAGCGAGACGGCGAGCAGCGGCAACCATTTGTGCATGCCGGGCACGATGCCGACTGGGTATATACGCGGCGTATACTCTGAGCGTACAGTGGGCCGCATGAGCGTACCGCTGACCCTCCTCGGCCTGCTCGAGCGCGCCCCGAGCCACGGCTACGACCTGAAACGCGACTACGACACCTTCTTCGGCGTCGGCAAGGCGCTGTCCTTCGGGCAGGTCTACGCGACGCTGAGCCGTCTCACCCGGGACGGCAAGGTGGTGATGGACGAGGTGGCCCCGGGCGAGGGCCCGGACCGCAAGCGCTACGTGATCACCGAGCAGGGCGCCACCGAGGTGAGCGCCTGGCTGGCCGACCCGGTCGCGCCCGAGCCGCACCTGCAGAGCCTGCTGTTCACCAAGGTGGTGCTGGCACTGATGCTGGACCGGCCGGCCGAGGCGTACCTCGACGCGCAGCGGCAGGCGCACATCGCCCGGATGCGCGAGCTCACCGAGATCAAGCGGTCCGGCGGGCTGGTCGAGGCGTTGCTCGCCGACCACGGGCTGTTCCATCTGGAGGCCGACCTGCGGTGGATCGACACGACGTCGGCACGGCTGGACGCGTTGCGTACCCGGATCCGGCAGGCGAAGCCGTGACC
This window of the Actinoplanes oblitus genome carries:
- a CDS encoding PadR family transcriptional regulator; translated protein: MSVPLTLLGLLERAPSHGYDLKRDYDTFFGVGKALSFGQVYATLSRLTRDGKVVMDEVAPGEGPDRKRYVITEQGATEVSAWLADPVAPEPHLQSLLFTKVVLALMLDRPAEAYLDAQRQAHIARMRELTEIKRSGGLVEALLADHGLFHLEADLRWIDTTSARLDALRTRIRQAKP
- a CDS encoding VHL beta domain-containing protein, whose amino-acid sequence is MTEKLPDVPPGYQPPPIVAYQPPPPPPDRKRTGLIVAASVLGALLAAGGALVVLRAAPADPAPPAAAAPVGPAAAGTAELAAVPAGDEWRLKSAENGATTSIHFSNETAGPVKILWLGYDRERVFYTELAPGQGYDQQTYAGHVWVVTRADGTTIAAFQATAAPARATVR
- a CDS encoding CDGSH iron-sulfur domain-containing protein gives rise to the protein MTSTITPYEDGPLLVRGDFELVSPDGTPIDPARRTIALCRCGKSADKPFCDGTHKTVRFKAGTGRDNPPPSAGGLP